Proteins from a single region of Streptomyces sp. HUAS 15-9:
- a CDS encoding alpha/beta fold hydrolase — translation MTSSSHTLTLDQGALDVTVDLQGRQGHPFLLLHGGGGPQTVTPFAQLLAEQRPARVFTPVHPGFDGTDRPDWLTDVTTLAQVYARLLDTLDLRDVAVVGNSVGGWIAAELAALGSDRISSVTLVNAVGIDVPGHPIADAFSLTPVELSRLSFHDPSKFRFDPSTLSEAQRAVMAVNRATLRVYSGANAMADPTLPDRLAKIAHPTLVAWGASDQVVDAEYGRAYALGIPDAEFRLLQGTGHMPQTETPEQFLPVVWDFADAHATDRPRP, via the coding sequence ATGACCAGCAGCAGCCACACTCTCACCCTCGACCAGGGCGCCCTCGACGTCACCGTGGACCTCCAGGGCCGGCAGGGGCACCCCTTCCTGCTCCTGCACGGAGGCGGCGGTCCGCAGACCGTCACCCCGTTCGCCCAACTCCTGGCCGAGCAGCGTCCGGCCAGGGTGTTCACCCCCGTCCATCCCGGCTTCGACGGCACCGACCGTCCCGACTGGCTGACCGACGTCACGACCCTGGCCCAGGTCTACGCACGGCTGCTCGACACGCTCGACCTGCGGGACGTCGCCGTCGTCGGCAACTCCGTCGGCGGCTGGATCGCCGCCGAACTGGCGGCGCTGGGCAGCGACCGGATCAGCAGCGTCACCCTCGTCAACGCCGTCGGTATCGACGTCCCCGGCCACCCGATCGCGGACGCCTTCTCCCTGACTCCCGTCGAGCTGTCCCGGCTTTCCTTCCACGACCCCTCGAAGTTCCGCTTCGACCCCAGCACACTCTCCGAGGCGCAGCGCGCGGTCATGGCCGTCAACCGTGCCACGCTGCGCGTCTATTCGGGCGCGAACGCCATGGCCGACCCCACCCTGCCCGACCGACTGGCCAAGATCGCCCACCCGACCCTCGTCGCGTGGGGCGCGAGCGACCAGGTCGTGGACGCCGAGTACGGACGCGCGTACGCGCTGGGCATCCCCGATGCGGAGTTCCGTCTGCTGCAGGGCACCGGCCACATGCCCCAGACCGAGACGCCCGAGCAATTCCTCCCCGTGGTCTGGGACTTCGCCGACGCCCATGCCACCGACAGGCCGCGGCCCTGA
- a CDS encoding DinB family protein, protein MTRTDTPPAWDERTQLTTFLDYVRATARAKCEDLSEEDARKALLPGSPLMTMSGLINHLRWVEYYWFQVVFLGEEDKGPWTDEDPDREMRIAVDFPPSQLLDEYAEQSVRYNELVAAHDLDTKARRKRHDGSAVDLRWILLHLVEETARHNGHLDILREMADGRTGD, encoded by the coding sequence ATGACACGCACCGATACGCCTCCCGCCTGGGACGAGCGCACTCAGCTGACCACCTTCCTCGACTACGTCCGCGCCACCGCGCGCGCGAAGTGCGAGGACCTCTCCGAAGAGGACGCCCGCAAGGCGCTCCTGCCCGGCTCGCCGCTGATGACCATGAGCGGTCTGATCAACCATCTGCGCTGGGTCGAGTACTACTGGTTCCAGGTCGTCTTTCTCGGCGAAGAGGACAAGGGCCCCTGGACCGACGAGGACCCCGACCGTGAGATGCGCATAGCCGTCGACTTCCCGCCGTCGCAACTGCTCGACGAGTACGCCGAACAGTCCGTGCGGTACAACGAGTTGGTCGCCGCGCACGACCTGGACACCAAGGCCCGGAGGAAGCGGCACGACGGCAGCGCCGTCGACCTGCGCTGGATCCTGCTGCATCTCGTGGAGGAGACGGCCCGCCACAACGGCCACCTCGACATCCTGCGCGAGATGGCCGACGGGCGGACGGGCGACTAG
- a CDS encoding SpoIIE family protein phosphatase encodes MTTPPIDYRALFAATPSPHVVLDPGLVIVDVNEAYCRVTGRTRDDLVGQYLFDAFPDNPEDPDADGMRNLNASLHRVLHSREVDPMAVQKYDIPAAGRPGAFEERWWSPINTPVLGPDGQVAWIIHRVEDVTEFVLAHPFPPRSGQTLSEREAMEAELYARAQELQQLNEELRRAHARERQVAVTLQEAMLHSPDLARHPDVVVRYLPASEGLNVCGDWYDVVDMSQDAFSLAVGDVVGHGLEAAATMGMLRSALSAAVRALSEPAQAMEVLGLYARSVEGALATTAVKAVINTRHQHITYSSAGHLPPVLVHADGTFVLLDQATDPPLGARPLHVPRPQAAVPYKPGDTLVLYTDGLIERRDEDIDTGLRRMTDILGDNARLTPDHLADTLLARLGVSSGGTDDIALIVTRL; translated from the coding sequence GTGACCACGCCGCCGATCGACTACCGGGCGCTGTTCGCGGCCACGCCCAGCCCGCACGTCGTGCTGGACCCCGGCCTGGTGATCGTCGACGTCAACGAGGCCTACTGCCGCGTGACGGGGCGCACCCGGGACGACCTTGTCGGGCAATACCTCTTCGACGCCTTCCCGGACAATCCAGAAGACCCCGATGCCGACGGGATGCGCAACCTCAACGCCTCGCTCCACCGTGTACTGCACTCGCGCGAGGTGGACCCGATGGCCGTACAGAAGTACGACATCCCCGCGGCCGGCCGGCCAGGAGCGTTCGAGGAGCGCTGGTGGTCGCCGATCAACACTCCCGTACTCGGGCCGGACGGACAGGTGGCATGGATCATTCACCGGGTGGAGGACGTCACCGAGTTCGTGCTGGCCCACCCGTTCCCCCCGCGGTCGGGCCAGACGCTCAGCGAGCGGGAAGCCATGGAGGCCGAACTGTACGCGCGGGCCCAGGAGCTCCAGCAGCTGAACGAGGAGCTGCGCCGGGCCCACGCCCGGGAACGCCAGGTCGCCGTCACACTCCAGGAAGCGATGCTGCACTCCCCCGATCTGGCCCGGCACCCCGATGTCGTCGTGCGTTATCTGCCCGCCTCCGAGGGGCTGAACGTGTGCGGCGACTGGTACGACGTGGTGGACATGTCGCAGGACGCGTTCTCCCTGGCGGTCGGGGACGTGGTCGGCCACGGGCTGGAGGCGGCGGCCACGATGGGCATGCTGCGCAGCGCGCTGTCCGCCGCCGTCCGCGCGCTCAGCGAGCCCGCCCAGGCGATGGAGGTGCTGGGCCTGTATGCCCGCTCGGTGGAGGGAGCACTGGCCACGACCGCCGTCAAAGCCGTCATCAACACCCGTCATCAGCACATCACCTACAGCAGCGCGGGTCATCTCCCACCCGTCCTCGTGCACGCCGACGGCACGTTCGTCCTCCTCGACCAGGCCACCGACCCTCCCCTGGGAGCCCGCCCCCTCCATGTCCCCCGCCCGCAGGCCGCCGTGCCCTACAAGCCCGGTGACACGCTCGTGCTCTACACCGACGGCCTCATCGAACGCCGCGACGAGGACATCGACACCGGCCTGCGGCGCATGACCGACATCCTCGGCGACAACGCCCGCCTCACCCCCGACCATCTGGCGGACACCCTGCTCGCCCGCCTCGGTGTGAGCAGCGGCGGTACCGACGACATCGCCCTGATCGTCACCCGCCTGTAG
- a CDS encoding cupin domain-containing protein — protein MSEVSVVGPDDGETIQLGPTQMRILEDGSTTGHRLGIGEITLAPHTQGPPQHRHTQHDEGFYVVSGTVHFTVGDTTHVAPAGTLVMIPPGAPHTFANLGDEPAVMLNTFTPDLYVQYFRDLRDMIAGGQELTPESTVAVMSRYATVPTTDYA, from the coding sequence ATGAGTGAGGTTTCCGTGGTCGGCCCGGACGACGGCGAGACGATCCAGCTGGGCCCGACACAGATGCGCATCCTCGAGGACGGCAGTACCACCGGGCACCGCCTCGGGATCGGCGAGATCACCCTCGCCCCGCACACCCAGGGGCCACCGCAGCACCGACACACCCAGCACGACGAGGGCTTCTACGTCGTCTCCGGCACCGTGCACTTCACCGTCGGGGACACGACCCATGTGGCCCCGGCGGGCACGCTCGTGATGATCCCGCCCGGTGCTCCGCACACCTTCGCCAACCTCGGTGACGAGCCTGCCGTGATGCTCAACACCTTCACTCCCGACCTGTATGTGCAGTACTTCCGGGACCTGCGGGACATGATCGCCGGCGGCCAGGAGCTGACCCCGGAGTCGACCGTCGCGGTGATGAGCCGTTACGCCACCGTTCCCACGACCGACTACGCCTGA
- a CDS encoding enoyl-CoA hydratase-related protein: MPALDRQDSVYILDLGEGENRFHPDWIAAVNDALDEVEKAEGPRALVTAATGKFFSNGLDLEWLFAHSDEYQEYVVSVHELFARFLSLPVITVAALQGHTFAAGAMLSLANDFRVMRADRGFWCLPEVDISIPFTPGMSALIQARLAPQTAHEAMVTGRRYGGQDAAAAGIVDRAVAEDAVRTAAVETAQAQSGKAGDTLGTIKARMYAPVLAVLRDTSNPLG; encoded by the coding sequence ATGCCCGCACTCGACCGCCAGGACAGCGTCTACATCCTCGACCTCGGAGAGGGCGAGAACCGTTTCCATCCCGACTGGATCGCCGCCGTCAACGACGCCCTGGACGAGGTGGAGAAGGCGGAGGGGCCGCGCGCCCTGGTGACCGCCGCCACGGGCAAGTTCTTCTCCAACGGCCTTGATCTGGAATGGCTGTTCGCCCACAGCGACGAGTACCAGGAATACGTCGTGTCCGTGCACGAGCTCTTCGCCCGGTTCCTGTCGCTGCCGGTGATCACCGTGGCCGCGCTGCAGGGACACACCTTCGCCGCCGGGGCGATGCTCTCCCTGGCCAACGACTTCCGTGTGATGCGCGCCGACCGCGGATTCTGGTGTCTGCCCGAGGTCGACATCAGCATCCCCTTCACCCCGGGCATGTCCGCGCTCATCCAGGCCCGGCTGGCCCCGCAGACCGCCCATGAGGCCATGGTCACGGGCCGTCGCTACGGCGGCCAGGACGCGGCGGCCGCCGGCATCGTCGACCGCGCCGTCGCCGAGGACGCCGTGCGGACGGCCGCCGTCGAGACGGCTCAGGCCCAGTCGGGCAAGGCGGGCGACACCCTCGGCACCATCAAGGCCCGCATGTACGCCCCCGTACTCGCCGTCCTGCGCGACACGAGCAACCCCCTCGGCTGA
- a CDS encoding chaplin, with amino-acid sequence MRIRTAAVTAVLTGALALTGTTAAFAADPGPVGAASDSPGVLSGNVIQIPIDIPVNLCGNTLDILAFMNPTSANTCTNG; translated from the coding sequence ATGCGCATCCGCACCGCCGCCGTGACCGCCGTCCTCACGGGCGCCCTCGCTCTCACGGGCACCACGGCCGCCTTCGCCGCCGACCCCGGTCCCGTCGGCGCCGCCAGCGACAGCCCGGGCGTTCTCTCCGGGAACGTGATCCAGATTCCCATCGACATCCCGGTCAACCTGTGCGGCAACACCCTCGACATCCTCGCGTTCATGAACCCGACTTCCGCCAATACCTGCACCAACGGCTAG
- a CDS encoding SMI1/KNR4 family protein: MDEQELLAAVHLLVARGGQDLVCDQVGHATGHMCLTADEDIDPAAFGEILSGRYARSRTLAADGHVDPTSSERAGASLLAPFGDRLVSMRVWTYADRWIGCGTVRAGVDVRPVVLVAGRVIALPDGLPELPEDASWVDRVVAVTGWSPERIDPVDWSTAETRLGTVLPGDYKELVERFGGGAFDGYLSLLLPGGVPGGLDIAEFNEFWARAADSDGYGPWDPYRVYPASGGLLQWARTEQRTSFYWVTEGADPDCWPILVADDAHCEWDRFDGSTAEFVHRLLTDPSHPCSTARYFDSHWFMTYERPDRGSGE; the protein is encoded by the coding sequence ATGGACGAACAGGAGTTGCTCGCGGCCGTTCACCTGCTGGTGGCGCGGGGCGGACAGGACCTGGTGTGCGACCAGGTCGGTCATGCGACGGGGCACATGTGCCTGACGGCGGACGAGGACATCGACCCGGCCGCCTTCGGCGAGATACTCAGCGGCCGTTACGCGCGGTCACGCACCTTGGCAGCGGACGGACATGTGGATCCCACGTCGAGCGAACGAGCCGGAGCATCCCTACTGGCCCCCTTCGGGGACCGACTCGTCTCGATGCGCGTGTGGACATACGCCGACCGCTGGATCGGCTGCGGGACGGTCCGGGCCGGCGTGGATGTGCGGCCTGTCGTGCTGGTCGCCGGGCGGGTCATCGCGCTGCCGGACGGGCTGCCGGAGCTGCCGGAGGATGCTTCCTGGGTGGACCGTGTCGTGGCCGTCACCGGATGGTCTCCGGAACGGATCGACCCGGTCGACTGGTCCACGGCCGAGACACGGCTGGGAACCGTGCTGCCAGGAGACTACAAAGAGTTGGTGGAGCGGTTCGGGGGCGGTGCCTTCGACGGCTACCTCAGTCTCCTGCTGCCCGGCGGGGTCCCGGGGGGCCTCGACATCGCCGAGTTCAACGAGTTCTGGGCTCGGGCCGCCGACTCCGACGGATACGGCCCGTGGGATCCGTACCGCGTGTATCCGGCCTCCGGTGGATTGCTGCAGTGGGCGAGAACCGAGCAGAGGACGTCGTTCTACTGGGTCACCGAGGGCGCCGACCCCGACTGCTGGCCCATCCTGGTCGCCGATGACGCCCACTGCGAGTGGGACCGCTTCGACGGCTCCACCGCCGAGTTCGTCCACCGCCTGCTCACCGACCCGTCGCACCCCTGCTCGACCGCTCGCTACTTCGACAGCCACTGGTTCATGACCTACGAGAGGCCGGACCGGGGAAGCGGTGAATGA
- a CDS encoding maleylpyruvate isomerase N-terminal domain-containing protein encodes MGNADTVIAVLRTGHDALASSVSGFSDEDLARPSGAAEWDVSQVLSHLGSGAEIARAGVEAALEGAANPGSDFNHSVWDKWNAMTRRERADGFLEVDQSLTALYESLDAGTRDKLRIDLGFLPAPVDVATAARLRLSELTLHSWDIRVAFDEQAALPTDAAAALLHGEPDLLAWTGKAEVLEGRHAALRVTTTEPASDFVLRLRTPISVDFDMPERADGTLVLPAEAWLRLVAGRLPARYTPDGVATTAAADLDLLRRVFPGY; translated from the coding sequence ATGGGCAACGCCGACACGGTCATCGCCGTACTGCGCACGGGACACGACGCTCTCGCCTCGTCGGTGTCCGGATTCAGCGACGAGGACCTGGCCCGGCCGTCGGGCGCGGCCGAGTGGGACGTCTCGCAGGTGCTCAGCCACCTCGGCAGCGGTGCCGAGATCGCGCGGGCCGGGGTCGAAGCCGCCCTCGAGGGCGCGGCGAACCCCGGCTCCGACTTCAACCACTCCGTCTGGGACAAGTGGAACGCCATGACGCGGCGGGAGCGCGCCGACGGCTTTCTCGAGGTGGATCAATCACTGACCGCACTGTACGAATCCCTGGACGCCGGCACCCGCGACAAACTCCGGATCGACTTGGGCTTTCTGCCCGCCCCCGTCGACGTGGCGACGGCGGCGCGGCTTCGCCTGAGCGAGTTGACGCTGCATTCCTGGGACATCCGCGTCGCCTTCGACGAGCAGGCCGCACTGCCCACCGACGCCGCCGCGGCGCTCCTGCACGGAGAACCGGACCTGCTCGCCTGGACCGGCAAGGCCGAAGTGCTCGAGGGCCGACATGCGGCCCTGCGCGTCACGACGACCGAGCCCGCTTCCGACTTCGTCCTGCGGCTGCGGACGCCGATCAGCGTGGACTTCGACATGCCCGAGCGAGCCGACGGCACACTGGTCCTGCCCGCCGAGGCATGGCTGCGGCTGGTCGCCGGCCGGCTCCCCGCCCGGTACACACCCGACGGCGTGGCCACGACGGCCGCCGCCGATCTGGATCTGCTGCGCCGCGTCTTCCCCGGCTACTGA
- the lpdA gene encoding dihydrolipoyl dehydrogenase yields MSTDFDVVVLGAGPGGYVAAIRCAQLGLRTAIVEGRFWGGVCLNIGCIPAKALLRNAEVAQLFLHDAEKFGVEISGDVTLDYRTAYERSRVVAEGRSKGVSYLMRKNKITQFEGQGTFLDPHTLQVRMSDREETLSFRSCVIATGATVKLLPGTRLGKRVVTYEEQILADHLPTSLIIAGAGAIGVEFAYLLRCYGVEVTLVEFLDRIAPLEDEEVSAELTKRFRRLGINILTSARVQSIEETEDRVRVVVEQGGVPQVLEAEKALQATGFQPRTAGYGLSSTGVRLTERGAIDVDGHCRTSRPHIYAIGDVTAKLMLAHTAEAMGVVAAESVAGAETMELDYRMVPRATFCQPQVAGFGWTESEARAEGFDVRVAKFPFTANAKAHGFGDTVGFVKLVSDARYGELLGAHLIGPDVTELLPELTLAQKWDLTVTELIRNVHAHPTLSEAVQDALHGLAGHMINL; encoded by the coding sequence ATGAGCACGGACTTCGACGTCGTGGTCCTGGGCGCCGGCCCGGGCGGATATGTGGCGGCCATCCGCTGCGCCCAGTTGGGACTTCGTACGGCCATCGTGGAGGGCCGGTTCTGGGGCGGTGTCTGCCTCAACATCGGGTGCATCCCGGCCAAGGCCCTGCTGCGCAATGCCGAGGTCGCGCAGTTGTTCCTGCATGACGCGGAGAAGTTCGGGGTCGAGATCAGCGGGGATGTCACGCTGGACTACCGGACCGCGTACGAGCGAAGCCGTGTGGTTGCCGAGGGGCGCTCGAAGGGCGTCTCCTATCTGATGCGCAAGAACAAGATCACGCAGTTCGAGGGCCAGGGCACCTTCCTCGACCCCCACACTCTGCAGGTGCGGATGAGCGACCGCGAGGAAACACTGTCCTTCCGGTCCTGCGTCATCGCCACCGGTGCGACCGTGAAGCTGCTTCCCGGCACCAGGCTCGGCAAGCGGGTCGTGACCTACGAGGAACAGATCCTCGCCGACCACCTCCCCACAAGCCTGATCATCGCGGGCGCGGGCGCCATCGGAGTCGAGTTCGCCTATCTGTTGCGGTGCTACGGCGTCGAGGTGACGTTGGTCGAGTTCCTGGACCGCATCGCACCCCTGGAGGACGAGGAGGTCTCGGCGGAGCTCACCAAGCGCTTCAGACGACTCGGGATCAACATACTGACCTCCGCGCGCGTCCAGTCCATCGAAGAGACCGAGGACCGCGTCCGGGTCGTGGTCGAGCAGGGCGGTGTCCCCCAGGTCCTGGAGGCGGAGAAGGCACTGCAGGCCACCGGCTTCCAACCGCGTACCGCCGGCTACGGCCTGTCCAGCACGGGGGTACGACTCACCGAGCGGGGCGCCATCGACGTCGACGGACACTGCCGTACCAGCCGGCCGCACATCTACGCGATCGGCGATGTCACGGCGAAGCTGATGCTGGCGCACACCGCCGAGGCGATGGGCGTCGTCGCCGCCGAGAGCGTCGCCGGCGCCGAGACCATGGAACTGGACTACCGCATGGTCCCACGGGCCACGTTCTGCCAGCCCCAGGTCGCCGGCTTCGGCTGGACCGAGAGCGAGGCCCGCGCCGAAGGCTTCGACGTGCGCGTGGCGAAGTTCCCGTTCACCGCCAACGCCAAGGCGCACGGATTCGGCGACACCGTCGGATTCGTGAAGCTGGTCTCCGACGCCCGCTACGGCGAACTGCTCGGTGCCCATCTGATCGGCCCGGACGTGACCGAGCTCCTGCCGGAACTGACCCTGGCTCAGAAGTGGGACCTGACAGTGACCGAGCTGATCAGGAACGTCCACGCGCATCCGACGCTGAGCGAAGCCGTCCAGGACGCTCTGCACGGCCTCGCGGGGCACATGATCAACCTCTGA
- a CDS encoding DMT family transporter, translating into MTPARPATAAPRPSRTGLLGGPAPILASAVLWGTTGTVSSLAPSGAAPAAIGCAGLTLGGILLFLTSRSARSLPAACTRAERWLIVLGALAVAGYPVTFYPAVARTGVAVATVIALGSAPVFAGLLSWITGQARPTARWTGATAAAVVGCTLLVLGPELAGEGTPVDLTGVLLAVCAGLSYAVYSLIGGRLIARRHTSDAVMGALFGAAGLLVLPVVVFTDVRWLATPRGAAVAVYLAVFTVCLAYRLFGHGLRHTPASVATSLTLAEPAVAAVLGVTVLGERLLAVSWSGLAVLALGLVLLAAEPAGPAGPRRPGRA; encoded by the coding sequence TTGACTCCCGCGCGCCCGGCCACCGCGGCCCCGCGCCCCTCACGCACCGGTCTCCTCGGGGGCCCCGCGCCCATCCTCGCCTCAGCCGTACTCTGGGGCACGACCGGGACCGTCAGTTCCCTGGCACCGTCCGGCGCGGCTCCGGCGGCCATCGGCTGCGCCGGTCTCACCCTCGGCGGCATCCTGCTGTTCCTGACCTCGCGCAGCGCCCGTTCCCTGCCCGCCGCCTGCACACGTGCCGAGCGATGGCTGATCGTCCTGGGCGCACTGGCGGTGGCCGGCTATCCGGTGACCTTCTACCCGGCAGTGGCGCGTACCGGCGTGGCCGTGGCCACCGTGATCGCGTTGGGCAGCGCGCCGGTCTTCGCCGGGCTGCTGTCCTGGATCACCGGGCAGGCCCGACCGACCGCCCGCTGGACCGGCGCGACTGCTGCCGCCGTGGTGGGCTGCACGCTCCTCGTCCTCGGCCCCGAACTGGCCGGGGAAGGTACGCCGGTGGACCTGACGGGAGTCCTGCTCGCGGTGTGCGCGGGGCTGTCGTACGCCGTCTACTCGCTGATCGGCGGCAGGCTCATCGCGCGCCGTCACACGTCCGATGCGGTGATGGGCGCCCTGTTCGGCGCGGCCGGGCTGCTCGTCCTCCCGGTCGTCGTGTTCACCGACGTGCGCTGGCTCGCCACCCCGCGCGGCGCGGCGGTGGCCGTGTACCTCGCCGTCTTCACCGTCTGCCTCGCCTACCGGCTCTTCGGACACGGACTGCGCCACACCCCCGCGTCGGTGGCCACGTCGCTGACCCTGGCCGAGCCCGCGGTCGCGGCGGTCCTGGGCGTCACCGTCCTGGGTGAGCGTCTTTTGGCCGTCTCCTGGTCCGGGCTGGCCGTCCTCGCGTTGGGCCTGGTCCTCCTGGCGGCCGAGCCCGCTGGTCCTGCCGGTCCTAGGCGTCCTGGGCGTGCTTGA
- a CDS encoding VOC family protein, giving the protein MSRPTHGTLHHVELWVPDLQRALASFGWLLQALGYAVHQSWDGGRSWMLGPTYLVIEQSPALTAERHDRCRPGLNHLAFHVEDATAVEKLAADATEHGWQLMFPERHPYAGGGQHYAAYLENDDGFEVELVAINPTERN; this is encoded by the coding sequence ATGAGCCGGCCCACGCACGGCACGCTGCATCACGTCGAGCTGTGGGTGCCCGACCTTCAGCGTGCACTCGCCTCGTTCGGCTGGCTGCTTCAGGCGCTGGGTTACGCCGTCCACCAGAGCTGGGACGGCGGTCGCAGTTGGATGCTCGGGCCGACCTATCTGGTCATCGAGCAGTCCCCGGCCCTCACAGCCGAACGGCACGATCGCTGCCGCCCGGGACTGAACCACTTGGCCTTCCACGTCGAAGACGCCACCGCGGTCGAGAAGCTGGCTGCCGACGCCACTGAGCATGGCTGGCAGCTGATGTTCCCCGAGCGGCATCCATACGCCGGCGGCGGACAGCACTACGCCGCCTACCTGGAGAACGACGACGGCTTCGAGGTCGAACTCGTCGCGATCAACCCGACCGAACGAAACTGA
- a CDS encoding putative quinol monooxygenase encodes MTQLGLLAHIEAKPDYADQVERLLREAEQLARQESDTVTWFAFRQGPTTFGIFDAFDDEQGRQSHLQGRIAAALMEVAPEMLAEAPDIKPVDILADKLP; translated from the coding sequence ATGACGCAACTCGGTCTGCTGGCACACATCGAGGCCAAGCCGGACTACGCGGACCAGGTCGAACGACTGCTGCGCGAGGCGGAGCAGCTCGCGCGGCAGGAGTCGGACACCGTCACGTGGTTCGCGTTCCGCCAGGGCCCCACCACCTTCGGCATTTTCGACGCCTTCGACGACGAGCAGGGCCGTCAGAGCCATCTGCAGGGCAGGATCGCCGCCGCGCTGATGGAAGTCGCCCCGGAGATGCTCGCCGAGGCGCCCGACATCAAGCCCGTCGACATTCTGGCCGACAAGCTCCCCTGA
- a CDS encoding TetR/AcrR family transcriptional regulator: MTAQAGTGRTNQKQRTRTAIVAAARELIGTGTEVSMPLIARTALVSEATAYRYFPDLSSLISEALAGAWPPPAEALAPVDDSTDPVERIAFACEFLLRGIIAREGAVRAMISATITRPDAATTRPGIRFGLIDHALLPLEGTLGATDSEAFAQLKRDLAVTVSAEALFTLTDLCGLDPDAAIDSAVRTATTLTAAAVRSLGQR, translated from the coding sequence ATGACGGCGCAGGCGGGCACCGGCCGCACCAACCAGAAACAGCGCACCCGCACGGCGATCGTGGCGGCCGCCCGCGAACTCATCGGCACGGGCACCGAGGTGAGCATGCCTCTGATCGCCCGCACGGCCCTGGTCTCCGAGGCCACCGCCTACCGGTACTTCCCCGACCTCTCCTCACTGATCAGCGAGGCCCTGGCCGGCGCGTGGCCACCCCCCGCCGAGGCGCTCGCGCCGGTCGACGACTCCACCGACCCCGTCGAGCGGATCGCCTTCGCCTGCGAGTTCCTGCTCCGCGGCATCATCGCCCGCGAGGGAGCGGTACGGGCGATGATCTCGGCCACCATCACCCGCCCCGATGCCGCAACGACCCGCCCCGGCATCCGCTTCGGACTGATCGACCACGCGCTCCTGCCACTCGAAGGCACCCTCGGCGCAACGGACTCGGAAGCCTTCGCACAGCTCAAGCGGGACCTCGCGGTGACCGTGAGCGCCGAGGCGCTCTTCACCCTCACCGACCTGTGCGGACTCGACCCCGACGCGGCGATCGACAGCGCCGTACGAACGGCGACGACGCTCACGGCGGCCGCGGTCCGCTCACTCGGCCAGAGGTAG
- a CDS encoding three-helix bundle dimerization domain-containing protein codes for MVDKTREEDAVHDIVERLKSAFSATHSLAEIEAAVADAHASFTERPVREFVPVLVERKARARLLESSG; via the coding sequence GTGGTTGACAAAACGCGTGAAGAGGACGCCGTCCATGACATCGTGGAGCGTCTGAAGAGTGCCTTCAGCGCGACACACAGCCTTGCCGAGATCGAGGCGGCGGTAGCCGATGCGCACGCGTCATTCACCGAACGACCTGTTCGCGAATTCGTCCCCGTGCTGGTCGAGCGCAAGGCGAGGGCGAGGCTCCTCGAGTCCTCCGGCTGA
- a CDS encoding TetR/AcrR family transcriptional regulator codes for MVLSAAALLREYGAGATSIDRVLAHSGAPRGSVYHHFPGGRVQLIDEAVALAGDFITGVIDAATQAEDPLKAVDAFFALWRHRLVESDFRAGCPIVAVAVETNDEAPQLARAAGEVFARWQEALAALFVRHGLSEERGRRLAAFVIAAVEGAVIMCRAERSTAPLDAAAAEIDDLLVHALRDRPDTDRGPRP; via the coding sequence ATGGTTCTCAGTGCCGCTGCCCTGTTGCGCGAATACGGCGCAGGCGCGACCAGCATCGACCGGGTCCTCGCACACAGTGGTGCCCCGCGTGGCTCGGTGTATCACCACTTCCCGGGCGGGCGTGTGCAGTTGATCGACGAGGCCGTGGCGCTCGCCGGTGACTTCATCACGGGTGTCATCGACGCCGCCACGCAGGCCGAGGATCCGCTGAAGGCGGTCGACGCCTTCTTCGCGCTGTGGCGCCACCGGCTCGTGGAGAGTGACTTCAGGGCCGGCTGCCCGATCGTGGCGGTGGCCGTGGAGACCAACGACGAGGCCCCGCAACTCGCCCGCGCCGCCGGCGAGGTGTTCGCCCGCTGGCAGGAGGCGCTGGCCGCCCTGTTCGTCCGCCACGGCCTGAGCGAAGAGCGCGGCCGGCGGCTGGCGGCGTTCGTCATCGCCGCGGTCGAAGGCGCGGTGATCATGTGCCGGGCCGAGCGAAGCACCGCTCCGTTGGACGCGGCCGCCGCCGAGATCGACGACCTGCTGGTCCACGCCCTGCGGGACCGGCCCGACACGGACCGCGGTCCGCGACCGTGA